A stretch of the Veillonella parvula DSM 2008 genome encodes the following:
- a CDS encoding ESPR-type extended signal peptide-containing protein: MNKIFKVVWSKSKNCYVVVSEFAKNNSGKKKIVVAAILAVLAMTNASISMAANTLPTNLHATAVGLGDGASVTGDKAVGFGQNAAAAGVYSIAIGSNSSTSVNSPQGIAIGGGNTANEGARVIGEQAIAIGGNTIAQGNSSIVIGGDDVVKADSVKVIYTTNNGENKTGDLRSAVQSLTGFDMRNPLYTAATAGESGITLGMKGQSGNVGIAIGTGANAKDRLSGTSSGASGQANNDVTNAIAIGTGARANRDNAIAIGGGSNTDVGGTKQSSYTLPNNVVASWAGGDKTLPGDVVSFGSKGYERQLKHVAPGEVSATSTDAINGSQLSAIVDQIAYKYISIKSSDIANKDNTGATAANSIAIGPNAATDVSASRSVAVGDGARGKVVDGVAVGSKSTADIASGVAGYNVNTSRTDIYAGLSGAALTSKLGGVAIGTTNQTRQINYVAAGTADTDAVNVAQLKSVNLAFTGDTGTGDVNLANSKLAVNGDNTYITTTANGKKITVSGKKQDITVANGNATASAGMADSANVANVINQAIDQNKYGWNLSANGEATPLAVEKGNTVDFSGDDNVAVARNDKKISVALKKDLSKLNSASFNNAGGNETVKIDGDKGINAGNLKVTNVADGVADKDAVNVSQLKKVDNKAEANKTAIDTNKTAITKNAGDIVTNKSDIATNKDNIATNKQKIADNKTAIDKNAGDIVTNKTDIATNKDNIATNKADIATNKANIDKNTTAIGRKISLGGNSGSTDEKSLSTGDVKFNVKGENGLTTVANGDDVTVKLDDTTKGKIDNAADRDLSNLTSDGKQQVKDLAAWNVVANNNTAEKIEGGNTVKFIDGDNISITQNGKDFTVSTKNDVTFDTVTANQTITAPKVKATTGVETPQVTGLTNTTWVPGQTQPVSGRAATEDQLKHVDDQVAENKANIADNKDKIGKNADAIADNKQKIADNKTAIDKNAVDIATNKDNIAANKADIGANTDKIGKNADAIADNKQKIADNKTAIDRNTSDIATNKGDIASNKANIAQNTAAIARKISLGGNSGSTDEKSLSTGDVKFNVKGENGLTTVANGDDVTVKLDDATKGKVDNAADRDLSNLTPDGKQQVKDLSAWNVVANGNTAEKVEGGNTVKFIDGDNISITQNGKDFTISTKKDVTFDTVTATQTITAPKVKATTGVETPQVTGLTNTAWTPGQTQPVSGRAATEDQLKHVDDQVAENKANIADNTAKIGKNTDTIADNKQKIADNKATINKNTGDIATNKDNIADNKQKIADNKAAIDKNAGDIVTNKDNIAANKQNIADNKAAITKNASDIATNKDNIDKNTTAIGRKISLGGNSGSTNEKSLSTGDVKFNVKGENGLTTVANGDDVTVKLDDVTKGKIENAADQDLSNLTPDGKQQVKDLAAWNVVANNETAEKVEGGNTVKFIDGDNISITQNGKDFTIATKKDATFDTVTATQTITAPKVKATTGVETPQVTGLTNTAWVPGQTQPVSGRAATEDQLKHVDDQVAENKANIADNTDKIGKNADAIADNKQKIADNKAAIGKNAVDIATNKDNIATNKADIATNKNNIATNKQNIADNKAAITKNAGDIAANKANIDKNTEAIGRKISLGGNTGSTDEKSLSTGDVKFNIKGQNGIVTEANGEDVTVKLDDATANKINNAANTDLSNLTDAGKQQVKDLSAWNVVANGNTAEKVEGGNTVKFIDGDNISITQNGKDFTIATKQDVTFNTVKANQTITAPKVKATEGVETPQVTGLTNTAWTPGQTQPVSGRAATEDQLKHVDDQVAENKANIADNTDKIGKNADAIADNKQKIANNKAAIDRNAADIATNKDNIATNKANIDKNTTAIARKISLGGNSGSTDEKSLSTGDVKFNVKGENGLTTVANGDDVTVKLDDATKGKIDNAANQDLSNLTETGKQQVKDISAWNVTAAGGTVEKVQGGDTIKFQAGDNLVVNQDKTTFTYGLAKDLKGLNSVTVGDENGVSTKITPAGTTVKDAAGNSTVIKGGGMTITPTDATASPVSLTVDGLNNGGKQIRGVAPGTADTDAVNVSQLKASNAGLQEAVNRVGTETQRVGAHAAAMAALKPIQYDPLEPTQIMAGIGNYRGETAGAIGIAHYRTEDTMFNVGVSLGTSHNMVNAGVTHKFGGSRERKDAIPERYKAGPISSVYVMQDEVSSLKKENSNQKTVIANQAARLNTLEAENERQRQELAETKQGLDDLRAVVNQLLAAKG; the protein is encoded by the coding sequence ATGAATAAGATTTTTAAAGTGGTTTGGAGCAAATCAAAAAACTGTTACGTAGTAGTATCTGAGTTCGCTAAGAATAATAGTGGTAAAAAGAAAATTGTTGTAGCAGCAATCTTGGCTGTATTAGCAATGACTAATGCTAGCATCTCTATGGCGGCAAATACTTTGCCTACAAATCTGCATGCAACAGCAGTAGGCTTGGGGGATGGTGCTTCTGTTACTGGTGACAAAGCTGTAGGTTTCGGTCAAAATGCAGCAGCTGCTGGTGTATATTCTATTGCAATAGGTTCTAATTCTAGTACCAGTGTTAACAGTCCACAAGGAATCGCTATTGGTGGTGGTAATACTGCTAATGAAGGTGCAAGAGTAATTGGGGAGCAAGCAATTGCCATTGGGGGAAATACAATAGCTCAAGGTAACTCTTCTATTGTTATTGGTGGCGATGATGTAGTTAAAGCCGATAGTGTAAAAGTTATTTACACTACGAATAATGGTGAGAATAAAACTGGGGATTTGCGTAGTGCTGTTCAAAGCTTAACAGGATTTGATATGAGAAACCCACTATATACAGCGGCAACGGCTGGCGAATCTGGTATCACATTAGGTATGAAAGGTCAGTCTGGAAATGTTGGCATTGCAATTGGTACTGGTGCAAATGCGAAGGATCGTTTATCAGGAACTTCTAGTGGTGCTTCTGGTCAAGCCAATAATGATGTAACAAATGCTATTGCTATTGGCACAGGGGCTAGGGCAAATCGTGATAATGCTATTGCCATCGGTGGTGGTTCTAACACTGATGTAGGCGGTACAAAACAATCTAGTTATACTTTGCCAAATAACGTTGTTGCTTCCTGGGCTGGTGGTGATAAAACATTGCCAGGTGACGTTGTATCTTTTGGCTCTAAAGGGTATGAACGTCAGTTGAAACATGTGGCTCCAGGTGAAGTAAGTGCTACTTCCACAGATGCAATTAATGGCTCTCAACTTAGTGCTATTGTAGACCAAATCGCTTATAAATATATATCTATAAAATCTTCTGATATTGCTAATAAAGATAATACTGGTGCTACGGCGGCTAATTCTATTGCTATTGGCCCAAATGCCGCAACAGACGTATCTGCGAGTCGTTCTGTAGCTGTTGGTGATGGTGCTAGAGGTAAAGTCGTAGATGGTGTAGCTGTTGGTTCAAAATCTACAGCTGATATTGCTTCAGGCGTAGCGGGCTATAATGTTAATACTAGTCGTACAGATATATATGCTGGTTTAAGTGGTGCTGCCCTAACGTCTAAATTAGGTGGTGTTGCTATTGGTACGACAAACCAAACACGTCAAATTAACTATGTTGCTGCTGGTACTGCTGATACAGATGCAGTAAACGTGGCGCAATTAAAGAGTGTTAATCTAGCTTTTACAGGTGATACTGGTACAGGTGATGTGAACCTTGCTAATAGTAAATTGGCTGTAAATGGTGATAATACATACATTACAACTACAGCTAATGGTAAGAAAATTACAGTTTCTGGTAAAAAGCAAGACATTACTGTAGCAAATGGTAACGCTACAGCCTCGGCTGGTATGGCGGATTCTGCTAACGTAGCTAATGTGATTAATCAAGCGATTGATCAAAATAAATACGGTTGGAATCTTTCTGCTAATGGTGAAGCTACACCATTAGCGGTTGAAAAAGGTAATACAGTAGATTTTTCTGGTGACGATAATGTTGCGGTTGCTAGAAATGATAAGAAAATCTCTGTAGCTTTGAAAAAAGATCTTTCTAAATTAAACAGTGCTTCTTTCAATAATGCTGGTGGTAATGAAACCGTTAAAATTGATGGTGACAAAGGTATCAATGCTGGGAATTTGAAAGTTACGAATGTAGCAGATGGTGTTGCTGATAAAGATGCTGTCAATGTATCTCAATTGAAAAAAGTTGACAATAAAGCAGAAGCTAATAAAACTGCTATTGATACAAATAAAACTGCAATCACTAAAAATGCAGGCGATATTGTAACAAATAAGTCTGATATTGCAACCAATAAAGACAATATTGCGACGAATAAACAAAAAATTGCTGACAATAAAACTGCAATTGATAAGAATGCAGGCGATATTGTGACAAACAAAACAGATATTGCTACTAATAAGGACAATATTGCTACAAACAAAGCTGATATCGCAACCAATAAAGCTAATATCGATAAAAACACGACAGCTATCGGACGTAAAATTTCCTTAGGTGGTAACTCTGGTTCTACCGATGAAAAATCCTTGAGTACAGGTGATGTGAAATTCAATGTTAAAGGCGAGAACGGTCTTACTACTGTTGCTAATGGCGACGATGTGACTGTTAAACTTGATGATACGACTAAAGGTAAAATTGATAATGCAGCTGATCGAGATTTGAGTAATTTGACATCTGACGGTAAGCAACAGGTTAAGGATTTGGCAGCTTGGAATGTTGTAGCTAATAATAATACTGCTGAAAAGATTGAAGGTGGCAACACTGTTAAGTTTATCGATGGTGATAACATTTCCATCACTCAAAATGGAAAAGACTTCACCGTTTCTACTAAGAATGATGTAACTTTTGATACAGTAACTGCTAACCAAACCATTACAGCGCCAAAGGTTAAAGCGACAACTGGGGTTGAAACTCCTCAAGTAACAGGTTTGACTAACACTACATGGGTTCCAGGTCAAACACAACCTGTATCTGGTCGTGCTGCCACAGAAGATCAATTGAAACATGTTGATGATCAAGTAGCAGAGAATAAAGCCAATATTGCTGACAATAAGGATAAAATTGGCAAAAACGCTGATGCTATTGCTGATAACAAGCAAAAAATAGCTGATAATAAAACGGCAATTGATAAAAATGCAGTAGATATTGCTACTAACAAAGACAATATTGCTGCGAATAAAGCTGATATCGGAGCCAATACAGATAAAATTGGTAAAAATGCTGATGCTATTGCAGATAATAAACAAAAAATAGCCGACAATAAAACTGCAATTGATAGAAATACAAGTGACATTGCTACAAACAAAGGGGATATTGCTTCTAATAAAGCTAATATTGCTCAAAATACTGCGGCTATCGCTCGTAAGATTTCTTTAGGTGGTAACTCTGGTTCTACCGATGAAAAATCTTTGAGCACAGGTGATGTGAAGTTCAATGTTAAGGGTGAAAATGGTCTTACTACGGTTGCTAATGGTGACGATGTAACCGTTAAACTTGATGATGCAACTAAAGGTAAGGTCGACAATGCAGCTGATCGAGACTTGAGCAATTTGACTCCTGATGGTAAGCAACAAGTTAAGGATTTATCCGCATGGAACGTAGTAGCTAATGGTAATACTGCCGAAAAAGTTGAAGGTGGCAATACAGTTAAGTTTATCGATGGTGATAACATTTCTATTACTCAAAATGGTAAGGACTTCACCATTTCTACTAAGAAAGATGTAACCTTTGATACGGTAACAGCTACTCAAACGATTACAGCGCCAAAGGTTAAAGCGACAACTGGGGTTGAAACTCCTCAAGTAACAGGTTTGACCAACACTGCATGGACTCCGGGACAAACACAACCTGTATCTGGTCGTGCAGCTACAGAAGACCAATTGAAACACGTTGATGATCAAGTAGCAGAAAACAAAGCCAATATCGCTGATAATACAGCTAAGATTGGCAAAAATACTGATACCATTGCGGATAACAAGCAAAAAATAGCTGATAATAAAGCTACAATTAATAAAAATACTGGCGACATTGCTACTAATAAAGATAATATTGCAGATAATAAGCAAAAAATAGCTGATAATAAAGCTGCAATTGATAAGAATGCAGGTGATATTGTTACTAATAAGGACAATATTGCTGCGAATAAACAAAATATTGCTGATAACAAAGCTGCTATCACTAAAAATGCTAGTGATATTGCAACTAATAAGGATAACATCGACAAAAACACAACAGCCATCGGTCGTAAGATTTCTTTAGGTGGTAACTCTGGTTCTACTAATGAAAAATCCTTGAGTACAGGTGATGTAAAATTCAATGTGAAAGGTGAAAATGGTCTTACTACGGTTGCAAATGGCGACGATGTGACTGTTAAACTCGATGATGTAACTAAAGGTAAAATCGAGAATGCAGCGGACCAAGACTTGAGCAATTTGACCCCTGATGGTAAGCAACAAGTTAAGGATTTAGCAGCTTGGAATGTAGTCGCTAATAATGAAACGGCTGAAAAGGTTGAAGGTGGTAACACTGTTAAGTTCATCGATGGCGATAACATTTCCATTACTCAAAATGGTAAAGACTTTACAATCGCAACTAAGAAAGATGCTACTTTTGATACGGTAACGGCTACTCAAACCATTACAGCGCCAAAAGTGAAAGCGACAACTGGGGTTGAAACACCTCAAGTAACAGGTTTGACTAATACTGCTTGGGTTCCGGGTCAGACACAACCTGTATCTGGTCGTGCAGCGACAGAAGACCAATTGAAACATGTTGATGATCAAGTAGCAGAAAACAAAGCCAATATTGCTGATAATACAGATAAGATTGGCAAAAATGCTGATGCCATTGCAGATAATAAGCAAAAAATAGCTGACAATAAAGCTGCAATTGGTAAAAATGCAGTAGATATTGCTACTAACAAAGATAATATCGCAACTAATAAAGCCGATATAGCAACTAATAAAAATAATATTGCGACGAATAAACAAAATATTGCAGATAACAAAGCGGCCATCACTAAAAATGCTGGCGATATCGCAGCCAATAAAGCTAATATTGATAAAAATACAGAAGCTATCGGTCGTAAGATTTCCTTAGGTGGTAATACTGGTTCAACCGATGAGAAATCCTTAAGTACAGGCGATGTGAAATTCAATATTAAAGGGCAAAATGGTATTGTTACTGAAGCTAATGGAGAAGATGTAACTGTCAAATTAGATGATGCTACGGCTAATAAAATCAACAATGCAGCAAATACGGATTTGAGCAACTTAACAGATGCTGGTAAACAACAAGTTAAAGATTTATCCGCATGGAACGTAGTAGCTAATGGTAATACTGCCGAAAAAGTTGAAGGTGGCAATACAGTTAAGTTTATCGATGGTGATAACATTTCCATTACTCAAAATGGTAAAGACTTCACAATTGCTACTAAACAAGACGTAACCTTCAATACTGTAAAAGCAAATCAAACAATTACAGCACCAAAAGTGAAAGCTACAGAAGGTGTAGAAACACCTCAAGTAACGGGTTTGACTAACACTGCATGGACTCCTGGTCAAACACAGCCTGTCTCTGGACGTGCCGCCACAGAAGATCAATTGAAACATGTTGATGATCAAGTAGCAGAAAACAAAGCCAACATTGCTGATAATACAGATAAGATTGGTAAAAATGCTGATGCCATTGCGGATAACAAGCAAAAAATAGCTAATAATAAAGCTGCAATTGATAGAAATGCTGCTGATATTGCAACTAATAAGGATAACATCGCAACCAATAAAGCTAATATCGACAAAAACACGACAGCTATTGCCCGTAAGATTTCTTTAGGTGGTAACTCTGGTTCTACCGATGAAAAATCGTTGAGCACAGGTGATGTGAAATTCAATGTTAAAGGAGAAAATGGTCTTACTACTGTTGCTAATGGAGACGATGTCACTGTTAAACTCGATGATGCGACTAAAGGCAAAATCGATAATGCAGCAAATCAAGACTTGAGCAACTTAACAGAGACTGGTAAACAACAAGTTAAAGATATATCTGCATGGAATGTAACAGCTGCTGGTGGTACCGTTGAAAAAGTACAAGGTGGCGATACCATAAAATTCCAAGCAGGTGATAATCTTGTAGTTAATCAAGATAAAACTACTTTTACATATGGCTTGGCTAAAGACTTGAAAGGTCTAAACAGTGTTACCGTAGGTGATGAAAACGGTGTATCCACTAAGATTACTCCTGCAGGTACAACTGTGAAAGATGCAGCTGGCAACTCTACTGTAATTAAGGGTGGTGGTATGACTATTACTCCGACAGATGCAACAGCTAGCCCTGTATCCCTTACTGTAGACGGCTTAAATAATGGTGGTAAGCAGATTCGTGGTGTAGCTCCTGGCACAGCTGATACTGATGCAGTAAATGTTAGCCAATTGAAAGCATCTAATGCCGGTTTACAAGAAGCTGTTAATCGTGTAGGTACTGAAACACAACGTGTTGGTGCTCATGCGGCAGCTATGGCAGCGTTGAAACCAATTCAATACGATCCATTGGAACCAACACAAATTATGGCTGGCATTGGTAACTACCGTGGTGAAACTGCGGGTGCTATCGGTATTGCTCACTACCGAACTGAAGATACTATGTTCAACGTAGGCGTTTCACTTGGTACTAGTCATAACATGGTAAATGCAGGTGTAACGCATAAATTTGGTGGTAGTCGTGAAAGAAAAGACGCTATTCCAGAACGTTATAAAGCAGGTCCAATTAGCTCTGTCTATGTAATGCAAGATGAAGTATCTAGTCTCAAAAAAGAAAATAGTAATCAAAAAACTGTTATTGCTAATCAAGCAGCACGTCTAAATACATTGGAAGCTGAAAATGAACGTCAACGTCAAGAATTGGCTGAGACTAAACAAGGCTTAGATGACTTGCGTGCAGTAGTAAATCAATTATTAGCCGCTAAAGGTTAA
- a CDS encoding MATE family efflux transporter: MLDRIQRWLSIDTMLPVAERLGPVGTTKQLYGNYLKIAWPATLQGLMLQFMTAIDLAMVGALGASALASVGIMGQPEMVMLIFCRAVSIAVTAIIARRHGEGDVDGMNAVLKQSILLNFLIYVPLLLICFLNLEHILRFTGAEDGYIETAVWYGRFIVISLIFQSFSQIVGAALIGYGNTKVIFKSNVVGNILNTIMNFFLIYGIGFFPELGVMGAGVSTMISSAIIALLLLRTISEHTATGLTLRHSSKWTFERPVLHTIFHVGGSSLGEQFFERFGMYTYTMIVASLGAVPLAAHYVCMNLMDIFYYFAMGLGFAGASHTGQSLGHKRPDIACTYGKIGARIGLVVGLVSALIFIGPGDFLVQLYTRESDVVTLSATLMGIMAIAAFPQALQQVYSGVLKGAGDTYYIMKYSLVSVAIIRPIITYLLCITLGLGLFGAWLSLCFDQSLRLCCSYLRFIRGAWQHKVV, from the coding sequence ATGTTAGACCGTATACAACGATGGCTTTCAATAGATACCATGTTACCTGTTGCAGAACGATTAGGACCTGTAGGCACGACAAAGCAGCTATATGGTAATTATTTAAAAATAGCTTGGCCAGCTACATTACAAGGCTTGATGTTACAATTTATGACGGCCATCGATTTGGCGATGGTTGGTGCCTTAGGTGCATCAGCTCTTGCTTCGGTAGGTATTATGGGACAACCTGAGATGGTAATGCTCATCTTCTGTCGTGCCGTATCCATTGCTGTGACGGCAATCATAGCTCGTCGTCATGGTGAAGGTGATGTGGATGGTATGAATGCCGTACTCAAGCAGTCTATTTTATTGAATTTTTTGATTTATGTACCGTTATTATTGATATGTTTCTTAAATTTAGAGCATATTCTACGTTTTACAGGTGCTGAAGATGGCTATATTGAAACAGCTGTTTGGTATGGTCGTTTCATAGTTATTAGTTTAATCTTTCAGTCTTTTAGTCAAATCGTAGGGGCTGCACTCATTGGATATGGTAATACTAAAGTTATTTTTAAATCTAATGTAGTAGGGAATATTTTGAATACAATAATGAACTTCTTCTTGATTTATGGTATTGGTTTCTTCCCTGAACTTGGTGTTATGGGGGCAGGGGTTTCCACCATGATCAGTAGTGCGATTATTGCATTATTGTTGTTGCGTACGATTTCAGAACATACTGCTACTGGATTAACATTGCGTCATTCGTCGAAATGGACTTTTGAAAGACCCGTATTACATACAATATTTCATGTAGGTGGTAGTTCTTTAGGAGAACAGTTCTTTGAGCGATTCGGTATGTATACATACACTATGATTGTTGCTTCCTTAGGTGCGGTACCTTTAGCAGCACATTACGTATGTATGAATTTAATGGATATATTTTATTATTTTGCTATGGGCCTTGGATTTGCAGGTGCATCACATACGGGGCAAAGCCTTGGACACAAACGACCGGATATTGCATGTACTTATGGTAAAATTGGGGCTCGAATTGGTTTAGTCGTGGGCCTTGTAAGTGCATTAATCTTTATTGGTCCTGGTGATTTTTTAGTACAGTTATATACTCGTGAAAGTGATGTTGTTACACTTTCAGCCACTTTGATGGGTATTATGGCTATCGCTGCATTCCCTCAAGCATTGCAGCAAGTGTATTCTGGTGTGTTGAAAGGGGCAGGAGATACATATTACATCATGAAATATTCTCTTGTAAGCGTAGCAATCATTCGACCTATTATTACGTATCTATTGTGCATTACATTAGGTTTAGGACTTTTTGGGGCATGGTTATCTTTGTGCTTTGATCAGTCTCTAAGATTATGTTGTTCTTATTTGAGATTTATTCGAGGAGCATGGCAACATAAGGTTGTTTAA
- a CDS encoding OmpA family protein, with translation MNKKLLALLAVAAVGVSVAGATPQTQFNKGEFQVDLGASDSKAKTKAWTSDAKWNFDGGVTYAFTDKTALQYQYHGLNDKMFGTSYSDRMQEVNLVQSLNKNFAVYGGYAHISGDTFPKANNIAQLGVIGKANLGSKVDVYGKAGVGTKRTTTWEAGLGYKVNQDWDINAGYRYINTKRDDKSNISFQGPVVGLSYRFGGHKSVAPVYTPAPAPVYTPAPAPTVEAPAYKTPKLDYYVQSIYFDSDQDVARADQYPNLTAAVNAANQYSQDQVKLMGNADTDANPQYNIALSERRVQHVAQYLVNHGVSADRLIGIANGDVKPVATNSTAAGKAENRRVDVYIHR, from the coding sequence ATGAATAAAAAATTATTAGCTTTATTGGCAGTTGCTGCTGTAGGCGTGTCCGTAGCAGGTGCAACTCCTCAAACTCAATTCAATAAAGGTGAGTTTCAAGTTGATCTTGGCGCGTCTGATTCTAAAGCAAAAACTAAAGCTTGGACTTCTGATGCAAAATGGAACTTTGATGGTGGTGTAACATACGCTTTCACAGATAAAACCGCGTTACAATACCAATACCATGGTTTGAATGATAAAATGTTCGGCACTAGCTATAGTGACAGAATGCAAGAAGTTAACTTGGTTCAATCTTTGAATAAAAATTTCGCAGTATATGGCGGTTATGCTCATATTTCTGGTGATACATTCCCTAAAGCAAATAATATTGCTCAATTGGGTGTAATTGGTAAAGCTAATCTTGGCTCCAAAGTAGACGTTTATGGTAAAGCGGGTGTAGGGACTAAGAGAACTACCACTTGGGAAGCAGGTTTAGGTTATAAAGTTAACCAAGACTGGGATATTAATGCAGGGTATCGTTATATCAATACTAAACGTGATGATAAGTCTAATATTTCCTTCCAAGGTCCTGTAGTAGGATTATCTTACCGTTTCGGTGGTCACAAATCCGTAGCTCCTGTATACACTCCAGCACCAGCTCCTGTATACACTCCGGCTCCAGCTCCTACTGTAGAAGCGCCTGCATATAAAACTCCTAAATTGGACTACTATGTACAATCTATCTACTTTGACTCTGATCAAGATGTTGCTCGTGCAGACCAATATCCAAACTTAACGGCTGCTGTAAATGCTGCTAACCAATATTCTCAAGACCAAGTTAAATTGATGGGTAACGCTGATACTGATGCAAACCCTCAATACAACATTGCTTTGTCTGAACGCCGCGTACAACATGTGGCTCAATATTTAGTTAACCACGGTGTATCTGCCGATCGTCTTATCGGTATTGCTAATGGTGATGTTAAACCAGTTGCAACTAACTCTACAGCAGCAGGTAAAGCTGAAAACCGTCGTGTAGACGTTTATATTCATCGCTAA
- a CDS encoding AI-2E family transporter — translation MKEFKYYKQLIGAIILAGIMIMMALRISDIASGLDAIFTAFVPLIVGACIAFVLDILVVRYERWLWPKCDSGWKYKIRRPLSLLLSFVTISVIVYFIARLALPQLIHSMSIIVAASPQLYTDFQTWMQHITETIPMASNQTIIDALSGENLAKYTREWGTKGGTYIVNAMGTVLSWTLNIGLGLIFAVYMLLDKERLMLQGKRILKAYASDEWVNRVSYVTRVAVQTFSNFFVGQFIDALVLGVMVGITLWLFNIEYATTIACVIGLTGLIPLLGIYVGGIIGAVMLLTVSPMDALIYVIILEVLHQIESNFIYPKIVGNSVGLPGLWVFAAVIVGGSLMGVTGMLIGVPLVATCYKLIMTDVDGRLASNEGL, via the coding sequence ATGAAAGAATTTAAATATTACAAACAGCTCATAGGGGCTATTATACTAGCGGGCATTATGATTATGATGGCACTACGTATAAGTGATATTGCTAGTGGTCTTGACGCTATCTTTACGGCCTTTGTTCCGCTCATTGTGGGTGCTTGTATTGCTTTCGTATTGGATATTCTAGTCGTTCGTTATGAGCGATGGCTATGGCCTAAGTGTGACTCTGGATGGAAGTATAAAATACGTCGCCCACTAAGTCTTTTGCTATCCTTTGTAACAATTAGCGTTATTGTGTATTTTATTGCTCGGTTGGCTTTACCTCAATTGATTCATTCTATGTCGATTATTGTAGCTGCATCACCGCAATTGTATACGGACTTCCAAACATGGATGCAACATATTACAGAAACAATTCCAATGGCGTCGAATCAAACGATTATAGATGCCCTAAGTGGAGAGAATCTTGCTAAATATACTCGTGAATGGGGGACAAAAGGTGGCACATATATTGTAAATGCAATGGGCACCGTATTGTCGTGGACTTTGAACATTGGTCTTGGCTTAATTTTTGCTGTTTATATGTTGCTTGATAAGGAACGCCTTATGTTACAAGGTAAACGTATATTAAAGGCTTATGCATCAGATGAGTGGGTAAATCGAGTTAGTTATGTAACTCGCGTAGCAGTTCAAACATTTAGTAATTTTTTTGTAGGTCAGTTTATAGATGCTTTGGTTCTAGGTGTGATGGTAGGTATTACTTTATGGCTATTTAATATTGAATATGCTACAACGATTGCTTGTGTAATTGGCCTAACTGGTTTAATTCCACTATTAGGTATTTATGTTGGTGGTATCATTGGAGCCGTTATGCTACTTACTGTTAGCCCTATGGATGCTCTCATCTATGTAATTATTTTAGAGGTACTTCATCAAATTGAAAGTAACTTTATTTATCCGAAAATTGTAGGTAATTCTGTTGGATTACCAGGTTTGTGGGTATTTGCTGCCGTTATCGTAGGCGGTAGTTTGATGGGGGTTACTGGTATGTTGATCGGTGTGCCTTTAGTGGCTACATGCTATAAATTGATTATGACTGATGTAGATGGGCGACTTGCATCTAATGAAGGTTTATAG
- a CDS encoding PepSY domain-containing protein, translating into MNKKLISMALTGVLAVGMLSVATPSVADARKTKPETSTDISVKRAPGESMVMTMSQIGTIFQNRYPNAALHSVELNSNDLNYGYKVVGYSKYHQYKMKIDVITGNASDMEEGGKPKKVIGEIFNKDKVIESTQAERVAKQQLGTDAVMKGWKIEAHNGKVLYYVTMHQDGKKVVVTVDAETGAYVEQSKSYKLPPEPDQGFDGRKTNLVWGSDIDMGR; encoded by the coding sequence ATGAATAAAAAGTTAATTTCTATGGCATTGACGGGTGTATTAGCGGTAGGTATGTTATCCGTTGCTACACCAAGTGTGGCAGATGCACGCAAAACAAAGCCTGAAACAAGTACGGATATCTCTGTAAAACGTGCACCTGGGGAGTCCATGGTTATGACTATGAGCCAAATTGGTACTATTTTCCAAAATCGCTATCCAAATGCGGCGCTTCATTCTGTAGAGCTCAACTCTAATGACTTGAACTATGGTTATAAAGTAGTTGGTTATAGTAAGTATCATCAGTACAAGATGAAAATTGACGTAATCACTGGTAATGCTTCTGATATGGAAGAGGGGGGCAAACCTAAGAAAGTTATTGGGGAGATTTTCAATAAAGATAAAGTTATTGAATCAACTCAAGCAGAACGTGTTGCAAAACAACAACTTGGAACTGATGCTGTTATGAAGGGCTGGAAGATTGAAGCTCATAATGGTAAGGTTTTATACTATGTGACTATGCATCAGGATGGTAAAAAAGTAGTTGTTACAGTAGATGCTGAGACAGGTGCTTATGTAGAACAATCTAAATCCTATAAATTACCACCTGAGCCAGATCAAGGCTTCGATGGTCGTAAAACAAATCTCGTTTGGGGTTCTGATATAGATATGGGGCGCTAA